In Neorhizobium sp. NCHU2750, a single genomic region encodes these proteins:
- the infC gene encoding translation initiation factor IF-3 — protein sequence MRRPFKADAPVKEGPRSNREIRVPKVQLIDAEGQNLGAVPTDQALRMAEEAGLDLVEISPNNDPPVCKILDLGKLKYANQKKAAEARKKQKIVEVKEIKMRPNIDTHDYDVKMKAMNRFFEEGDKVKVTLKFRGREMAHQELGMKLLLQVKEDTLEIAKVEAEPKLEGRQMMMVLAPK from the coding sequence ATTCGCAGACCATTCAAAGCCGATGCCCCCGTCAAGGAGGGCCCGCGCTCCAACCGGGAAATTCGCGTTCCCAAGGTCCAGCTTATCGATGCCGAAGGCCAGAATCTCGGTGCAGTACCGACTGATCAGGCCCTTCGCATGGCCGAAGAGGCGGGACTCGATCTTGTAGAAATCTCGCCGAACAACGATCCGCCGGTGTGCAAGATCCTCGATCTCGGCAAGCTGAAATACGCGAACCAGAAAAAGGCGGCCGAAGCTCGCAAGAAGCAGAAGATCGTTGAAGTCAAAGAAATCAAGATGCGCCCGAACATCGACACGCACGATTACGACGTGAAGATGAAGGCGATGAACCGCTTCTTCGAAGAAGGCGACAAGGTGAAGGTGACGCTGAAGTTCCGCGGCCGCGAAATGGCCCACCAGGAACTCGGCATGAAGCTTCTGTTGCAGGTCAAGGAAGACACGCTGGAGATCGCCAAGGTCGAAGCCGAGCCCAAGCTCGAAGGCCGTCAGATGATGATGGTTCTGGCGCCGAAGTAA
- a CDS encoding alpha/beta hydrolase, whose amino-acid sequence MTEVTIAKTAAITVGTGTDIRKIAVIERPATAASTAPALVWLGGYRSDMTGTKAVALDALAEATGTSCIRFDYSGHGASGGEFRDGSISRWLEEALAVIEAADPKSVILVGSSMGGWIALRLVQELNKRQSGPKVAGMVLIAPAPDFTSELVEPALSDKERLSLEEKGYFEELSEYSPEPNIYTRALMEDGRRNRVLTGIIQTGCPVHILQGMADPDVPYAHALKLMEFLPADDVVLTLIRDGDHRLSRPQDLEKMEAAVRSMIVRD is encoded by the coding sequence ATGACCGAAGTAACCATCGCCAAGACCGCTGCCATTACTGTAGGTACGGGTACCGACATCCGCAAGATCGCGGTCATCGAGCGCCCGGCAACGGCTGCCAGCACGGCACCGGCGCTGGTGTGGCTCGGCGGTTACCGCTCCGACATGACCGGCACCAAGGCGGTCGCACTCGACGCGCTGGCAGAAGCGACCGGCACGAGTTGCATCCGTTTCGACTATTCCGGCCATGGCGCCTCCGGAGGCGAATTCCGCGATGGCTCGATTTCCCGCTGGCTGGAAGAGGCGCTCGCCGTCATCGAGGCGGCAGACCCGAAAAGCGTCATCCTCGTCGGCTCTTCGATGGGTGGCTGGATCGCGCTGCGGCTCGTCCAGGAGCTCAACAAGCGTCAGTCGGGCCCGAAAGTTGCCGGCATGGTGCTGATTGCGCCAGCACCGGATTTCACCAGCGAGCTGGTCGAACCGGCGCTGAGCGACAAGGAACGCCTGTCGCTCGAGGAGAAAGGCTATTTCGAAGAGCTTTCCGAATACAGCCCCGAGCCGAACATCTATACGCGCGCGCTGATGGAAGACGGAAGGCGCAACCGGGTGCTGACCGGCATCATCCAGACGGGCTGCCCGGTGCATATCCTGCAGGGCATGGCCGATCCGGACGTGCCTTATGCCCATGCGCTCAAGCTGATGGAATTCCTGCCGGCCGACGATGTCGTGCTGACCCTGATCAGGGATGGCGACCACAGACTGTCGCGCCCGCAGGATCTGGAGAAGATGGAAGCGGCCGTCAGAAGCATGATTGTACGGGATTGA
- the rpmI gene encoding 50S ribosomal protein L35, producing MPKMKTKSAAKKRFKVTATGKVVAAAAGKRHGMIKRSNKFIRDARGTMILAEPDGKKVIKNYLPNGL from the coding sequence ATGCCCAAGATGAAGACGAAGTCGGCTGCCAAGAAGCGGTTCAAGGTAACCGCCACCGGTAAGGTCGTTGCAGCTGCTGCTGGCAAGCGCCACGGCATGATCAAGCGTTCCAACAAGTTCATCCGCGATGCACGCGGCACGATGATCCTCGCTGAGCCGGATGGCAAGAAGGTCATCAAGAACTACCTGCCCAACGGTCTCTGA
- the rplT gene encoding 50S ribosomal protein L20, translated as MARVKRGVTSRAKHTKTLKAAKGFYGRRKNTIRAAKAAVDRSRQFATRDRRVKKRNFRALWIQRINAAVRDAGLTYGRFIDGLNKAGIEVDRKVLSDMAIHEPAAFGALVEASKKALAYLKNTGTANEFESAVK; from the coding sequence ATGGCACGCGTAAAACGTGGCGTAACATCCCGCGCCAAGCACACCAAGACCCTCAAGGCAGCCAAGGGCTTCTACGGCCGCCGCAAGAATACCATCCGCGCCGCAAAGGCTGCAGTTGACCGTTCGCGTCAGTTTGCAACCCGCGACCGTCGCGTCAAGAAGCGCAACTTCCGCGCTCTGTGGATCCAGCGTATCAACGCTGCCGTCCGCGACGCAGGCCTGACCTACGGCCGTTTCATCGACGGTCTCAACAAGGCTGGCATCGAAGTCGACCGCAAGGTTCTGTCCGACATGGCAATCCATGAGCCGGCAGCATTCGGCGCTCTCGTCGAAGCTTCCAAGAAGGCTCTTGCCTATCTGAAGAACACCGGCACTGCCAACGAGTTTGAAAGCGCGGTCAAGTAA